The genomic region TGGTGAGCGGGCGCAGGTGGTAGCGGTCGGAGAACACCGGACCGCGCCCCCGCATGAGCCGGTTCAGCCCCTTCGCGAGCCGGATGACGAGCGAGCGCGCGCCGGCGCGGAGCGCCACCGCGTCGTCGGCCTCGACGAGCAGGTGGAGATGGTTCGTCTGCACCGAGAAGTGGACCACCCGGAAGCCGGTCCGAGCCGACATCGAACCGCGGAGCGCGCGACGCACCAGCTCGAGCTGGCGTGGCGAGCGCAGGCTCCAGACGTGCGGCAGCGCGCGAACGGTGAGGTGGAAGGGGTGGCGCCCGCTCACCTCGGGCCGGGGCACGTGGGCGACCCCCGCCGTCGCGCCGCGCGGCTTTCGCCCGGCCCCATCGCGGCGGCCACCCCACGTGCGCAGGTCGAGCGGGAGCTGACGTGGGCCGGTGCGCTTCGACATGGCCCGCATCATCGCACGAATACGGAACACGCGTTCAGCCCCATTGGGTGCGCGAGCGTCCCGGCGCCGAACGCTGGTTGCCCGCACGTCGGAGCGCAGCGGATGCCCTGTCGGCCCTTCACCACCAGAACATACGCCGAATCAAGAATGTCGGGACGAGCCCCACTCGCCCTCGGACTCGGACCTCGGAGGCACTCTCTTCGACCCTCTTACGGATCGCTGGCGCTTCGACAAGCGATGCGACCTGCTGCCCGGCGCCCGATCCCGCGGCTGAGCCCAGTAGCACCGTGTGCGCCGGCCATCGCCCTGCCGAGCCCTGAGCGTGAGCGAGGACTGCCCGCGGACGCCGCCGCGGGTGGCGGCCGAGTCCCGCATCGCGCCCCGCGGACCCGAGCGCGCGGGCGGGGCGTGCGGAACCCGGCCGGCGCGGAGCTCAGCGCCCGGAGGACACCCCAGCGCGGGAGCGCAGCCGCTCGACCTGCTGGGCCGGAATCCGCGGCCATCAAGCGATGGTCCCGTTCGGCCGCTTCAAGTGAGCGCGCGCCCCGTTCACCTCTGCTCGCTCGTGAACACCTCCACGATGATGCGGCCGACCTCGGCAATCACCGCATCACGGTCGTCCGCCGGTGCGTCGGAGCCGGTGAGGTAGACGGCGACGGCGATCGGTGCGCGCCCGGGGGGCCGCAGGAGCGCGACGTCGTTCGAGGTCCCGCGCGCGCCGGTCCCGGTCTTGTCCGCGATCGACCAGCTCCCGGGCATGCCGGCCCGGAGGCGCTTGGAGCCGGTCACGGAAGCGGTCATCCAGCGTTCGAGCCGACGCGCCGAGCCGGGCGAGAGCCGCCCGGCGAGGAGCAGCCGGCGCAGATCGTCCACCATCGCCGCGGGGCTGGTGGTGTCGCGCGGGTCGCCGGGGAGCGCCGTGTTGAGCTCCGGCTCGGTCCGGTCCAGGCGGGTGACCCGGTCATCGAGCGAGCGCGCGAAGTCGGTGAGCGCGGGAGGCCCGCCGAGCGCGTTGAGGAGGAGGTTCGCGGCCGAGTTGTCGCTCACCTCGATGCTCGCCGCGCAGTGCGCCTCCACCGGGAGCGCGCCCTCTCCGGCGTGCGCGCGCACGACCGGGGCGTGATCCAGCACGTCCTCGGGGGTGAAGGCGATGCGCCGCCCGAGCCGTTCCTCTCCGCGATCCACCCGCTGGAGGACGGCGCCGGCGAGGAGCACCTTGAAGGTGCTGCACATCGGGAATCGCTCGCCGCTCCGGTACTCGAGGCGGCGGCCGGAGCCCGTGTCGATCGCCGCGACCCCGAGGCGCCCTCTCACCTGCGCCTCGAGCGCCGCCAGCCGGGTGGCCGCGGGTCGAGCGGACGAGCCATCTGCGGCGACCGGAACGGCGAGCGCCAGGAGGAGCGCGACCGCCGCGACGCGAGCCGCAGCGGCTACGGCGCGGAGTCGTCGCCGGTGGGGGCCGATGGCTCGGGCAGGCATGGCCCCCACCATGAACCCAAGCCCGCGGCCCGTCCACACCTCACCCCGGCGCATGGCCTGGCAAACGGAGGGCTCGCTCCGCGACCGTGTGGCGGCGAGCCCGTCGGCGCGGGGCGGCCCGTGTCCCGCGGCCGCCCTGCCCTTCCACGTCCGGCTCGAGCGCGATCTCGAGCCGGCACCTTCCAGCATCGGGGCCTCGCGCGCGCCGCTCCCGGCGCCTCGTCGGTGGCGCGCCGGGGATGGCGCGAAGCCGCGGGCCGGGAACCTTCTCGCCCAAGGCCCTCACGCCGTCGGCGCCAGGCTCTCCTCGATCCAGCGCAGGTAGGCGGCGCTCCCCCCCTCGACGCGCAGCGCGATCACCTCCGGCACCTGGTACGGGTGGAGGGCCAGCACGCGGTCGCGCAGCCGCGGGAAGAGCTCGCGGCTGGTCTTGAGGACCAGCAGCACCTCGGGCTCGTCCGCCACCTTCCCCTCCCATCGGTAGATGGAGCGCACGCCCGGGAGCACGTTGCCGCAGGCGGCGAGCCGCTCCTCCACCAGCGTACGCGCCAGCTCGGCCGCCTTGTCGGCGGTCGGCGCGGTGACGATCACGGCCAGGGCGTCGGTCATCTCTACCCCTCCTCGGGCGCGGTCTACCACCCCTCGGCGCGCGAGACGAGCTCGCGCATGATCTCGCTCGTCCCGCCGGCGATGGTGAGGAGCCGCAGGTCGCGCCAGGCCCGCGCGACGTCGCTCTCCAGCACGTACCCCATGCCGCCGTGGAGCTGCATGCAGTCGTAGGCGACCCGCTGCGCGAGCTCGCAGGCGAGGAGCTTCGCCATCGAGATCTCGCGCTGCGCCGGCTCGCCGCGATCGAAGAGATCGCACGCGCGGTAGGTGAGCCAGCGCGCCGCCTCCACCTCCGTCGAGAGCTGCGCCAGGCGGTGGCGCCAGGCCTGCATCGACGAGAGCGGCCGGCCGAAGGCGCGCCGCTCCTCGCCGTACCGCCGCGCGTCCTCGAGGAGCAGCCGCGCCCCCGCCACCGCGATCACCGCCGCCACCAGCCGCTCCCCCTGGAAGTTCTCCATGAGGTAGCCGAAGCCGCGGTCCGGCTCGCCGAGCAGGAAGCGCGCCGGCACCCGGCAGTCCTCGAAGAAGAGGAGCGCCGTGTCGGAGGCGTGGTTGCCGATCTTCTCGAGCCGGCGCGAGACCTGGAACCCCTTCACGTCGGTGGGGAAGGTGAGGAGCGACAGCCCGCCCGCGCCCGGCTCCCCGGTGCGCGCGAGCAGCGTGAGGAAGTCGGCCCGGGTGCCGTTCGTGATCCAGGTCTTGGCCCCGTTCACCACGAGCTCGTCGCCGTCCCGCCGCGCGGTGGTCCGGATGGCGGCCACGTCCGAGCCGGCGTCGGGCTCCGAGATGGCGAGCGCCGCCACCTTCTCGCCGCGCAGGGCCGGGGCCAGGAACTCGCGCTTCTGCTCGTCGGTGCCGAGCGCGCCGATGACCGGGGTCGCCATCTCCCCCTGCACCAGCATGGCCATGTCGAGCCCGGCGCAGCGGGAGCGGCAGAGCTCCTCGGCGTAGGCGACGACGTACCAGTAGTCGAGCCCGGAGCCGCCCCAGGCGGTGGGGTGCCGGATCCCGAAGAGCCCGAGCTCGCCGAAGCGGCGGAAGAGCGCGCGCGGGAAGATCCCCGCCTCGTCCCAGGCGCGCGCGTGCGGCCGGAGCTCCGCCTCCACGAAGGCGCGGACGGTGCGGCGGAACGCCTGGTGCTCCTCGCCGAAGGGCTCGAGACGGGCGGGCATGAGGCCTCACCGGGGACGCCTCTCCTCTACCGGCGGGCGGGCGCGGCCGCCAATCGGAACGTGCGCCCCCTTCGGTCCTCGCCAGGGCGCCCCGGTGGTGCTTCACTCACCGGATGGAGGCCGCCATGTCCGCCCGCCCCACCTTCGCCATGCTCGCCGTCTCGCTCGCAGCCTGCTCGGGGGCGTCCTGCGCCTCCAACGCCGCCCGCCAGGCGGACGGGGGCGCCGCGCCCGGGGCCGAGCAGGTCGCGCTCCGCTTCGCCTGGCCCGACGGCTTCCGCGCCCGCGTGGCGCTGGAGCACCAGACCCTGCGCGAGGGCGATCCCCCCACCCGGGCGGTGGTGCGCCACGAGCTCACCACCGAGCGCAAGGGCGGGGAGATCTTCGTCCGCACCTCGGGGACCGAGGGCGAGGGCGACGAGCCGGAGCTGCAGCTCAACCTCGCCATCGGCGAGGCGCTGGTGCAGGTGGTGGGGCGCGACGGCGCCTTCAAGCGCGCCGAGGGGATCGACCGCGCGGTGGAGCTCCTGCGGCGCGGCGGCGCGGACGAGCCCAGCGGCAGGACCGCCCGCGACAGCATCGGCCGGCAGGTGCGCGAGGACTGGGAGATGACCGTCGGCGCCTGGCGCGGCCGGTCCCTCGCCGCCGGCCGCCCGGTCACCTCGCAGCAGGAGGGCGCCCTCGCCCTCCTCCCGGCGGTCACCGGGACCATGGACGTGGAGCTCCTCTTCCACAAGCGCGTCCCCTGCGAGGAGGGGCAGGCCGAGGCGCGCTGCGTGGAGCTGGCCCGCACCGTCCGGCCGGCGAAGAAGAGCGAGCAGGAGATCCTGGCGCAGGTCGCGGCCGCCCTGCCGGGCCCCCAGGGCGCGGCGCTCAAGTCGGTGTCCGCCAGCTCCGAGCAGGTGCTCACCACCGAGCCCGACACGCTCGTGCCGCACCGGCTGCTGCTCCGGGACCAGGTCATCCTGACGCTGACCGGCCCCGACGGCGCGCCGCGGGTGGTGACCGAGCGGAGCGAGGACGCCTACCGGTTCGCGCCCGAGCTGGATTTGTAGGGCTGCGCCGTCACCGGTAGAGCAGGAGCGAGAGCTCGCCCTCGTGGGCGAGCGGCGTCTTCCGCCAGTCGAGGGCGAGCGAGACCGGCCCGAGGTGGAGCCGCCCCCCCGCCCCGAGGGCGAACCCCGTGTCCGGCGCCGCCCACGGCTGGAAGCGCCAGCCGGCGCTCGCCTGCAGCGCGCCGCGCGCGCCCGCGAGCCGCAGCGTGGCCGTCGGGCCGACCCCGAGCCGCAGCCCCGACCCGAAGGCGCCCCGGAGCGAAGGCGTGCCCGCGAGCTCGCTGTCGGCCGAGAGCCAGGCGGTGACCGCGCCGCCGCCGCCCACCACCGCCGGGCCGCCGCCGAGCTCGAGGAGGCCGGCCAGACAGCCCCGGCAGCCCCCGTCGCGCAGCGTGGTCGCGCCGGCGCGCATGTGCCAGGAGACGCGCCGGTCGAAGCGGTCGAGCGGGTTGGTCGAGACCACGTCCACGAAGGAGAAGTCCTCGAGCCGGAGCCGCTGCGACCGGGTCTCGACCCGGAGCCGCGTCACCAGGAACTCGAGCTGGCTCCCCGGCGAGAAGCCCGCCGGCGGATCGAGGAGATCGTGGAGCGCCGCGCGCCAGCCGAGCGAGAGGAACGGGCCCGCGTCGCTCGACGCGCCGCCGCCCACCGTGAACCGGGCCGAGCCGTGCCCCACCTCCGGCCCGCCGTGCGCCGGCGGCGGCACCGTGAGCGGCGCGCTCTGCACCGGCACGCCGCTGCGGCGCGCGAGCAGCGCCTGGCGCGCCTCGGCGACGCCGGCCCGCCCCTCCACCAGCGCGCGGGCGTGGCGCATGTCGTAGAGGTCCACCGCCGCGTCGAGGACCGCCGCCTCCGCCTCGGGCGCGAGCCCCGCCGGCGAGGGGCGCGCCGGGTCCTCGGCGAGCGCCTCCACCGCGTCGTGGAGGCGCGGGTCGAGCGCCGCCGCCCGCTGGCGGAACTGGGAGCGGATCGAGGGGCGGAACCGCACGCCGCGCACGAGGCCGGGGTTGTCGTAGAGCGCCTGCACCGTCGCGGCCGGGAGCACCACCGGGGCGAGCCGCGAGAGCAGGTCGAGCCGGGGCGCCGCCGCCTCCAGCGCGCCGAGGATGTGGTACGAGCAGTTCTCCGACAGGTAGTAGTAGTCGAACCAGGTCGAGCCGAGCTCCCAGACGTGCGCCACCAGCATGGCGACCTCGTCCGGCTCGAGCGCGAGGTCGTACTCCCACACGTCCCGCGACTCGTAGTCGGCGTACTCGCGGACCTTGTAGAAGTAGGGCAGCGCCGTGAACTCGCCCTTGAAGAGCCCGACGAGCCCCTTCACCGCGTAGAGCACGGCGTTGCCGGTGTCGGCGGTCGCGGCGTAGTTCACCCCCTGGTCGAGCAGCTCCTCGCGCTCTCCGCGCCCCCCCGCCCCGCCCTTGTCGAGCCGCAGGAAGGTGTGCCCGAAGGCCGAGGCGGGGTTGTCGAGGAAGTAGGACGAGAAGACCAGGGTGACGCCGCGCGCCTGCGTCCGCTCCCAGAAGCGCTCCAGCTTCTCGCAGCGCCGGGGCGGCAGCCGGGACACGTCGATGCCGAGGCGCCGGACGAGGAAGGCGAAGCGGGCCGGGAACTGGCACTGCGGGTGCTGGCGCTCCGGGTCCTTCGGCTCCGGGGCGAAGAGCCCGCGCACGGTGGCGGCGAGCTCGGCCTCCGGATCGGTCTTCCCCCGGGCCGAGAGGAAGAAGCCCGGCCCGTCGGCCTCGCTCTCGAAGCCGCCCGCGGCCCGCTCGCGCCAGTGGCCGAGCCGCAGCCACTGGCGATCGCGCGCCAGCCCCGCCGCGCGCGCCTCGCCCACGAGCTCCTCGCGGTAGCTCGGCCCGGCCGCCGCCGCGACGGCCGGGAGCGCGGCCGCGAGGAGGAGGGCGAGGAGGGGCGCTCGCCTCGGGCGGAGACGCGAAGAGCCCCGCGGACGGGGCTCTCCGGGCCTCACGGCGCCAGCGCCGGAAGCTAGCCCAGCTCGGAGCAGGAGAGCGCCTTGTCGGCCTTGAGCGTCGAGATCACGTTGGCGGAGACCGCCTCGTCCGAGATCGACTGCTCCGGGAAGACCGCCTGGAAGCTCTGCTGCAGCTTCGCGCCCACGGCCTGGGCGTCGGCGCAGCCGGCGAGGTGCGTGAGGGCGGAGATGGTCTCACCGGAGCCGCGCGACATGTCCTTCGCGAGCGCCTCGCGGTTCGCCTCGATGAAGGTCTTCGTGCCGGAGAGGCCCACCGCCGACTCGCCGCAGTTGGAGGTGCCGGAGGTGATCCCGAAGGTCTGGGTGCCGAAGAGGCCGTTGGTGGTCGCGGCCAGGATCTGGATCGCGCCCTTCTGGTTGCCGAAGGCCATCGAGCCGAGGCCGCAGCCGGCCGTGCCGTAGGTGCCGCTCCCCTTGATGCCGCCGCCGCCCTGCGCCGCCGAAGCGTTGCCCGCCATCGCCAGGATCGCCAGCGCGATCATCATCTTCCGCATGTGTGCCTCCTCGGTTCTCGTTGGAGTTCATGGGAGGGCGGGGCTTCCCGCCCCCCGAGCCCTTCATGCTGCCATGCTGCACGAACAGCCAGTCGAACACCAGCACGCTCCCCCGTCCGGGCGGCGTTCGATCGGGACGGCGCCCGCTCACCTCCCCGGCTGGGGCTCGGCGCCGCCGCGGCGCGCGGGCGCGTGCCCGAGGACGGACCCGTAGGCCACGCCCGCCACCCCGATCACCACGCCCGCGAGGCCGGCGGCGGTGGGGCGCTCGCCGAGGAGCGGCACCGCGAGCAGGTAGGTGGCGAGCGGCGTGAGCTGGAGCCAGACGGCCGCCTCGCCCACGCTGAGCGCCCCGTAGGCCTCGGTCATGAGCACCTGCGCGGCCATCGACACCGCGCCGAGCGCGGCGGCCCCGGCCCAGGCGCCGGCCCCGGCGGGCCAGGCGGTGAGCGCGAAGGGGAGCGCCACCGGCATCCCGCCCAGGCAGAACCAGAAGAAGATGGTCGGCGCGTTGTCGGTGGCGCGCATGGCGCGGATGACCACCGCCGAGGTGGCCGCGAAGACGGCGGCGCCGAGCGCCAGCAGCTCCCCCAGCCCGAGGCCGAGGCGCGCCGCGCCGGCGTCGCCCGAGAGCACGAGCCCCACGCCGGCGGTCGCCACCCCGAGCGCCGCGACGAGGTGCGCCGTGGGCCGCTCGCCGAACGCGAAGAAGCTCATCCCGGTGGCGATGACCGGGAACAGGTTGTAGAGCAGGCTCGCCTCGCCGGCCGGGATGCGGGCGAGGGCGCTGAAGTAGAGCACCACCACCAGGCCGCCCGAGATCCCGCGCGAGAAGAGCAGCCGCCGGTTCACGGGGCGGTAGGTGCCGGGCCGCAGCCGGAAGTAGGCGAGGCTCGCGGCGGCGCCGAAGACGAAGCGGACCACCGTGAGCTGGCCGGCGGTGAAGTGGGCCGGGCCGCGCGAGAGCAGGCGCGCCAGCACCGCCATCAGGCCGAAGCAGACGCCGGAGGCCAGCATCGCCAGCCGGGCCAGCGACCGCGACCCTCCTCGCCCGGCGCGCGCGTCCATGCGCCCGTGTTAGCGCGTCCGGCTCGCGCTGGCCAGCGGGGCCTCCATGCATTAAGAGAGGCGGACCGTGAGCGAACCCGACCACATCATCGTGAAGGGCGCACGCGAGCACAACCTCAAGTCGGTCACCCTCGAGATCCCCAAGAAGCAGCTGGTGGTCTTCACGGGCGTGTCCGGCTCGGGCAAGAGCTCGCTCGCCTTCGACACCCTCTACGCCGAGGGG from Anaeromyxobacter paludicola harbors:
- a CDS encoding DMT family transporter, producing the protein MDARAGRGGSRSLARLAMLASGVCFGLMAVLARLLSRGPAHFTAGQLTVVRFVFGAAASLAYFRLRPGTYRPVNRRLLFSRGISGGLVVVLYFSALARIPAGEASLLYNLFPVIATGMSFFAFGERPTAHLVAALGVATAGVGLVLSGDAGAARLGLGLGELLALGAAVFAATSAVVIRAMRATDNAPTIFFWFCLGGMPVALPFALTAWPAGAGAWAGAAALGAVSMAAQVLMTEAYGALSVGEAAVWLQLTPLATYLLAVPLLGERPTAAGLAGVVIGVAGVAYGSVLGHAPARRGGAEPQPGR
- a CDS encoding DUF3015 family protein, producing MRKMMIALAILAMAGNASAAQGGGGIKGSGTYGTAGCGLGSMAFGNQKGAIQILAATTNGLFGTQTFGITSGTSNCGESAVGLSGTKTFIEANREALAKDMSRGSGETISALTHLAGCADAQAVGAKLQQSFQAVFPEQSISDEAVSANVISTLKADKALSCSELG
- the bla gene encoding class A beta-lactamase; amino-acid sequence: MRGRLGVAAIDTGSGRRLEYRSGERFPMCSTFKVLLAGAVLQRVDRGEERLGRRIAFTPEDVLDHAPVVRAHAGEGALPVEAHCAASIEVSDNSAANLLLNALGGPPALTDFARSLDDRVTRLDRTEPELNTALPGDPRDTTSPAAMVDDLRRLLLAGRLSPGSARRLERWMTASVTGSKRLRAGMPGSWSIADKTGTGARGTSNDVALLRPPGRAPIAVAVYLTGSDAPADDRDAVIAEVGRIIVEVFTSEQR
- a CDS encoding acyl-CoA dehydrogenase family protein: MPARLEPFGEEHQAFRRTVRAFVEAELRPHARAWDEAGIFPRALFRRFGELGLFGIRHPTAWGGSGLDYWYVVAYAEELCRSRCAGLDMAMLVQGEMATPVIGALGTDEQKREFLAPALRGEKVAALAISEPDAGSDVAAIRTTARRDGDELVVNGAKTWITNGTRADFLTLLARTGEPGAGGLSLLTFPTDVKGFQVSRRLEKIGNHASDTALLFFEDCRVPARFLLGEPDRGFGYLMENFQGERLVAAVIAVAGARLLLEDARRYGEERRAFGRPLSSMQAWRHRLAQLSTEVEAARWLTYRACDLFDRGEPAQREISMAKLLACELAQRVAYDCMQLHGGMGYVLESDVARAWRDLRLLTIAGGTSEIMRELVSRAEGW
- the cutA gene encoding divalent-cation tolerance protein CutA; this encodes MTDALAVIVTAPTADKAAELARTLVEERLAACGNVLPGVRSIYRWEGKVADEPEVLLVLKTSRELFPRLRDRVLALHPYQVPEVIALRVEGGSAAYLRWIEESLAPTA
- a CDS encoding Lnb N-terminal periplasmic domain-containing protein, whose protein sequence is MGEARAAGLARDRQWLRLGHWRERAAGGFESEADGPGFFLSARGKTDPEAELAATVRGLFAPEPKDPERQHPQCQFPARFAFLVRRLGIDVSRLPPRRCEKLERFWERTQARGVTLVFSSYFLDNPASAFGHTFLRLDKGGAGGRGEREELLDQGVNYAATADTGNAVLYAVKGLVGLFKGEFTALPYFYKVREYADYESRDVWEYDLALEPDEVAMLVAHVWELGSTWFDYYYLSENCSYHILGALEAAAPRLDLLSRLAPVVLPAATVQALYDNPGLVRGVRFRPSIRSQFRQRAAALDPRLHDAVEALAEDPARPSPAGLAPEAEAAVLDAAVDLYDMRHARALVEGRAGVAEARQALLARRSGVPVQSAPLTVPPPAHGGPEVGHGSARFTVGGGASSDAGPFLSLGWRAALHDLLDPPAGFSPGSQLEFLVTRLRVETRSQRLRLEDFSFVDVVSTNPLDRFDRRVSWHMRAGATTLRDGGCRGCLAGLLELGGGPAVVGGGGAVTAWLSADSELAGTPSLRGAFGSGLRLGVGPTATLRLAGARGALQASAGWRFQPWAAPDTGFALGAGGRLHLGPVSLALDWRKTPLAHEGELSLLLYR